ACCTTTGTAACTTCTTTCTTACTCGCAACTTCTTTTCAATCAATAATGAAGATCGACGAGGTTGACAGCAAGGTTAACCCGAAAACACTAATCACGAAGTTATTGACAAGCCCGGAATCCAAATCGACGGCGTCATCTGGAAAGGAAAAGCAAACAATTCCAGTTGTCGATTTAACTTCCAAATCTCCTCTCACCAAGCCGAGCTCGGCCAAACGACCATACCAAATGTCGCCATCATCGCAGAGTAAAAAGCTGAAGCAACACGATGCTACCCTTTATGATAATCCGATCATATTGGATTATGAAGGTGATCAACAAATGGGTAAGTCCTGAGCATTATCTCATAATTATAACATTCACGATGCTTATATTTCTCCAGCTAATTTATAAATTGTGTCTTTTTGCAGGGAAACAACCGGTGATCCAGTTTTTCTCAACCCGAACACTTTTGACCAAATAATTGAGATGTTCCGCACTACACCCGACTCTTATAGGGTGAGAGTTGATGGTTTATTGGGATATACTTGTGCTTCTTCTTTTGCGGTGCTAGATCAACGCCACCAGATGAAGCTGGGAATCCCAAACGAGCTTCGTCGCGAGTTCTCAAAGCTTTCTGCACTTGACGCACATAACAGCTTTGTGCAGAATTTCTATATGGCGTTCAATTCTGCATATGACATGATTTGTCGCCAAGAACAGTTCTTCAATGTTCTTGAGGCTGAAAAAGCCAAATATCTGAGTGAGAAAGCCAAAACTGCAGACAGCGAGAAGCGCTGTGTTGATATATCTTATGAGCTCACCACAGCAAAAACCACCGTTGATGATTTAAAACAACAAGTTTCTATTGCAGCTGATAAGGAAAACAACCTTCAAACTACTGTTAAATCGCTAACAGAGGAGGTTACAAAGCTGACTGCAGAGCGTGACAACGCTCTAGCTGCTAAGGCTTCTGCGGAGCTTGAGTTCACAAAGCTCCGCCAACATCTGCCCGAGTTGTCAAGGAAAATTCTCAACTCGTACCCTGTTTCTGCTAAATTTTCAACGTACGCCACTGCGCTACCACTGCGCGAAAGAGTTGAATTCATGGATCAAATTTCCATGCACTGCCCTTTGCCGGAGCCGCTGCCGACTGACATAGCAGACAGCTTATGTGCTGTGGCAGATGCTCAGTCTTCCTTTGCTGTTGCTAGGCAAAACATAGCGGAGATCTTTATTGAAAAAATAATAGCGATAAGCAAGCGGGATGATgccactgcagatgacatcataAAGCTTGACTTATCTAAGGAATAAAGTTTTACCATGTAACATTAGCACGCAGCTATCTCTgcgtcattattaataaaattttcacTTCTTTGTATATTTTTTTAAgtgcttttatttatatagcgcttttatcAGTAATATTCATAACatggacttgtcctttgcaatttccaactcttattattgtgcacataataagtatgtacttttgcAAAACAATCTATATGCGCGTATATTTAtatgttatgaatcttctaagtccgccaaaacgatctttaggcaatcaattagcatcgcgaagcatctaagcatggcaaaatcaaatacttagAAAATTAAGTTCCTTCCGCGATAATCTATTTCTGcgtaagtgggcaatttcatcactacgCCACTTAACCGTTGTGAAACATACCAGCATTATGAAGCAAAATATTATAGAATATTTCATAAACTCTGAGTATTTCGCCAAGCGTAATTATTTTAAACAATGCAAAAAAACTTTTCACATATTCTTACAAGTGTTTATTTTTCATATTCTTACAAgcatgatcaagacttgcaaaaattaAAAATGAAAACACATAGAAAAATGTCAAACACAAGCTTCGCATCACTTTTTTGCACTTTGAAGATACATGCACATTGGCCAACACTTTAATTTTGCAAAgttatgcataatatcgctttaataaagcagcatgccacgcattagggaGAGTTCGCCCTTCTATGTCTGCGAGCTTATATGATcctgccgcattaattgccacaacTTGATAAGGACCTTCCCAGTTAGGTCCTAATTTACCAAGTTTTTCTGCTCTACTCGCATCATTGTTTCGCAGCACCTATTCGCCTACATCAAAAGACAAAGTGCGTACTCTTTTGTTGTAATATTTGGCGATTTTCTGTTTATTATTTGCCTCTCTGATAGCAGCCATTAACCTTCGCTCTTCAACTAAATTCAAATTTTCGCATAAGGCTTCGCCATTCGCTTCTTCATCAAAGTAAGCAACTCTATGCGTTGGAACAAGAATTTCAGCGGGTATTACTGCTTTAGAGCCATATATTAAACTAAAGGGTGTTTCCCCTGTGCTCTTCttgaaagtagtgcgatgtgcccataaTACATTGGGCAGCTCCTCCACCCAACCAGTTCGCTTTTCATATAACCTCTTTTTGATACCGCTCATAATGTCGCGGTTGGTTACTTCACACAAGCCATTAGCCTGTGGATGCGCCACTGATGTAAACTTTTGGAttatatttaaatcagtgcaccatgttttaaaaggatcgttcgctatttgagcaccattatcgctaaccaattcgCGTGGAACACCAAATCTGCAAACAATATTCTCCCATACAAAATTACGCACTTGCACTCCAGTGATAGTGCGAACcaccttagcttcaacccattttgtaAAATAGTCAATTGTCACAATTAGGAATTTGACATTGCCAGGACCTGCGGGAAATGGtcctacaatgtcaatagcccaatTGTGAAATGGTCATTGCGAATTAACATGGATCATATCGTGCCTTGGCAtccgattctgcggagcatgcctttgacAACTTTTACAACGCTTAACAATATTTGCAACATCGCGGTATAAGGATGGCCAAAAAtaacccatccgcataatttttTCCGCGATAGTTTTATAACCTGAATGTAATGCGCAAGAACCGTTACGCACTTCATCATCTATCATTTCTGCTTCAATTGGGCCAACACACCGCATCATTGGACCACAATATGACTTACGATACAAAATGTCATTTTGAATGATGTACATTGGTGCTCGCTCTCTAACTAAATGAGCTTCACGCTTATCACTTGGCAAAACACTGTTGCGGATATATTGCAAGATTGGTTCCATCCAATTTTGATGTTCTTCTACAACGGACGCCACCATTAAATCATTATCAATTGATTTACTTGGCAATTCCTCGACCCAAACTTGCTTTTGAAAGTGCGAAAACGTTAAAGCGGCCAGCTTACTTAACGCATCCACATTCTTATTTTAACTCCTTGGTTCTTGTGCGAGTTCAAAATGCTCAAACCGCATAGCTAATTCTTGCAACAACTTCAAATATTTTTGCATCGAGGAGTCATGTGCTTCAAAAGAGCCATTAAACTGATTTGCCACTAACTGCGAATCTGTAAATGCTCGCAACTTAGTGATATCCATTTTGAAACGTAAATATTCCGCTTCGTTGTTTGTTACACCAAAATTGAAACGTAACGCGTACGTATGCTCCTCACCGCTTGGGATTGCTAATACTAAACCCGCACCAGCACCTTCTGCACATGAGGctccatcagtaaataaatcccatGTTTCGCCCTGCACTGGCTTTAATTCTgttcgctcattaatcacctccAACTCCCCAGAAATTTCTGCGAGGTAATCCGCCAAAACTTGGCCCTTTATAGCATTGCGCGGAGGGTAAGAAATTTGATAAGAACCTAACTCTACCGCCCACAACGCGAGCCTACCTGATATTTCTGGTTTTGTTAAAACTTGCTTGATTGGCATGTTAGTTAGCACATGTATTGGGTGCCCTTGAAAGTATCTCCTTAACCTTCGCGATGTTAATATGAGCGCGTACACGAAATTTTCAatgggcgcatagtttatttcgcttTCTGTGAGAGCTTTACTGACAAAATACACAGGTTTTTGTATTTTATCCCTTTCCGCAACTAAAACTGAACCAAAAGCTTCATTTGCCACAGATATATAAAGGTAAAGAGTTTCGCCATCAACTGGCACTGTTAACGTAGGCAAAGTCttcaataacttcttcatttcctGAAATGTTGTCTCAGCCTCGCTTGTCCAAAGAAAGCTTTTTTGTTTCAAGCagccttttaaagttttgaaaaatggtaATTGCCTTTCAGCGGCTTTAGACAAGAAACGCATTAATGCGGCTAAATTTcctgtcaaactttgcacttctttgacGGTCTTGAGCGCGATCATATTTTCAATAGCCGCGATTTTCTTtgaattagcttgaataccttgctcAGTAACAAGATAGCCCAAGAACTTTCCTTCAGTTTCACCAAAACTACACTTTAGCGGACTAAGCTTCATATTTATTCTGCGTAATGTATCAAATGTTTCCCGCATATCGTCTATAATACGCTCTTGCGTTGTGCTTTTAATTACCAAATCATCCACATAAGCCTCAAGATTACGCCCAAATTGGTTTTCAAACGCAGTGTCAATTAAGCGTTGATATGTCGCACTCGCAttgattaaaccaaaaggcatcattatataagaAAATATGTCTTTGCCTGTATGGAAAGTGGTTTTATCTGCGTCTTCCCTAGCCATTGGGATCGGATGATATCCCCGCGCCGTAtccaaaaaacatttatatggaaaagcatgtaatGATTGCACTTtcaaatcaatttctggaagcggatagttatccttGGGACACGCTTTATTTAGATCCTTGAAATTAATGCACATTCTCCACAAGCCATCAGGATTTTTCACCAAAACTGGATTCACAATCCAGGATGGATACTGAACTTCGCATAAAATTCCAGCTGCCACCAACTTCGTTACTTCTTCGCATAACAACTTAGCGCGATCTGGGGCCATGCCTCTACGCTTCTATACTACAGGTTTTAAAGCAGGGTTTACATTAAGTTTATGTTCCGCAATATGACGGGAACGccagtcatatcgttttcgcaccaagcaaaaacatccatgtaCTGCACGAGCAATTTCACAATCTGTTTTTTGGCATCCGCACTAACGTTGCATCCCACTTTAATTTTTTGATCAGGATATTCAGGATTAACCACTACCATGTTGTCTGCAACATCAACGGTTTCTTGAACTGCACTTTTCAcattaacagccgcacaaatagtCATAATGCTCGCTGAACTTATCGTCGCAACACCTTTACGCGTTGCgaatttaatcatgccatgaatggtAGATGGAACAATTCCGAATTTTCCCAATGCAGATCTGCCTAacaacatgttatagcgagaagaagtccgcataacataaaaatctaatcgcGCTTGTCGCACTAAactatcatcattttcatcaaaaagctCAACATTTAAAGGCAATACACCCATAGGCAATAAAGATTCTCCCACAAAACCAGTTAGCGAGGCTGTGGTTGGTTGTAAACTTGCCCTAATACTCTCTGGCAGTTGAACAAAACATTGCTCATAAACAATGTCAACACTGCTGTCATTATCACCATGAACTTTCATAATTGTAATTCCAGCTTGCGCGATTTTGCACGATActactatcggcatttcagagaaatcGTCGCTTTGCATTTTTGGAAAACTTATTGGCATAGATTGCCAATTTTGATACATTTTTGCTGACTTACACTTTCGTCCCCTTTTTAGGCGTTTGCTTGCATGGCGACAGCAATACCACGGTTAATTCCCTTATCAGTCATTACTTCAATTAAACAAGCAATTTACCACAAATTATGAATGTATGCACCTGTGAAACATCACAATAACACAAGATCAAAATTAAACAAGCCAATTAATTGTTTGATAGCACAAAACAAAAAAATTCGAGTTTATttttaaaacgtgtcccacggatggcgccaattgatcaatccataatcaatgagttacttaattaaggattgagtgcaatgataaagatggaggatgggatgtttgatgattattttgggccctgatgatcgtctttcactttttcaatcaagtgatcaaccaccccgacccggtcttgattgttaattagcatgattcaccttaactcgatGTAAatcttccttgggcaaagtcacaagtgaaaattataaaggtctgggcaaatggcagagaataaacaacctataaatgagaggccaaactctctatttatagtatttgaAATATTCGCCGTCTGCGGATTGTCTAATCATCCGCGCAATCTTAGGGAAATAACCCGCAATATTTTATTAATGCGGCAACTGATCCGCtatctttattttcagcgaatatttcaAACCTCTTGAATACACTTCGCGTAACTTCTGTTTTTAgcctttaataaataaaatatacatatacaatgttaTGTATATGATCActcgcgacaaataaaatatataaacactatatataaccatatgatataaaaatatcatatttaaattaatttggatttaaaaattccaaaagtccAACCGtgggtttgaaaaccgaaaagattcgccggatagaaatccacgatacgtagaaacgcacaatttaaaatatgaatacaagtattcatataacacataataattaatatattattactaaaataataatataggtcatagaaatgacgtggcacgaataacaattaacggacgctaaataataaacggtaaaagataacggaaaaagtagggtcgtgacaataagGATGGAGTTGACCTAACCCTATGTTGTACGCCGATAAAACTTACATGAAGAAATTAGTTGGAGAGATTCGAATATTCCCAACTTCTGGGGTTTGATTCGCATTGGTGATTGCACATCACATGATACGCGTACCTTCACGCATGGCGCTCGTGCGTATCACGTGCTTCATGCATGTCCAGATTAATTAAACCACGTGTGATTGGAGGTGCGCTATACAACTTTGCTTGGCGCGCACGAAGCAATCTGATGCAATATTATCCTTAATTAAATACAATCATTTTCCAATTATAACTCCGTTATTTATGGTAATTATTCGGAAGGATCTAGAACGAATTAAGGGTAAACCAGGGTTAGAGGTTCACAATAAATATAACCCTAACCTCATTCACTCGACACAACATTTTCTTTATTACTCGATTATTGATTGCATCCATAAAACGCACTTACGGTAACATGTATGTTCTTTGAGCATAAACCATACGTAACCACCCTTAGTGGCCATTGTCGCGGAAATTGCCATCAATGGTGGACTAGATTTTGATCACCCTCttgcagatcatcatctttatgagGGTTATTCACAGTAAACCGGACCGGAAATTAAAACTATGAATGTCCTTAAACACTCCTACTTGCACTCAACCAAAATTTGGTTCTTGAAATAGATTTATGTTCGATCAAGGAGGAACcccatgaaatgtcccattcttattgattaaaaacgttccatattaattgatttcgttgcgaggttttgacctctatatgagacatttttcaaagactgcattcatttttaaaacaaaccataacttttatttcataaataaaggtttaaaaagctttacgtagattatcaaataatgataatctaaaatatcctgtttacacacgaccattacataatggtttacaatacaaatatgttacatcgaaatcagtttcttgaatgcagtttttacacaatatcatacaaatatggactccaaatcttgtccttattttagtatgcaacagcggaagctcttagtattcacctaagaataaacatgctttaaacttcaacaaaaatgttggtgagttataggtttaacctatatatatcaaatcgtaacaatagaccacaagatttcatatttcaatacacatcccatacatagagataaaaatcactcatatggtgaacacctggtaatcgacattaacaagatgcatatataagaatatcaccatcattccggaacacccttcggatatgatataaattttgaagtactaaagcatccggtactttggatggggtttgttaggcccaatagatctatctttaggattcgcgtcaattagggtgtctgttccctaattcttagattaccagacttaataaaaaggggcatatttgattttgataattcaaccatagaatgtagtttcacgtacttgtgtctattttgtaaatcatttataaaacctgcatctattctcatcccaaaaatattagattttaaaagtgggactataactcactttcacagatttttacttcgtcgggaagtaatacttggccactggttgattcacaaacctataacaatatatacatatatatcaaagtatgttcaaaatatatttacaaaacttttaatacattttgatgttttaagtttattaagtcagctgtcctcgttagtaacctacaactagttgtccacagttagatgtacagaaataaatcgataaatattatcttgaatcaatccacgacccagtgtatacatatctcagtattgatcataactcaaactatatatatattttggaatcaacctcaaccctgtatagctaactccaacattcacatatagagtgtctatggttgttccgcaatatatatatagatgggtcaacatgataggtcgaaatattatatacgtgtctatggtatctcaagattacataatatacaatataagttgattaggttatggttggaatagatttattactaactttcacgtaggtaaaatgagtagtttttatcaatcttgttttactcgcaatttcttcgtttctaatccgttttgagtgattccagtggccacggtttcatattgaacttaactttatgaatctaaatagaaaatgtataagtttatagtcagaaatacaagttacaagtcgtttttgaaagaggtagtcatttccgtcgaaagaacgacatcttgatgaccattttgaaaaacatactttcactttgagtttaaccatgatttttggatatagtttcatgttcataagaaaaatcatttttccagaagtatagcttttaaatcaaagttcttcttagcttttaattatcccaaccaaaacagcccccggttttactacgacggcgtatatccagttttatggtgtttatcgtattttcgggttttaaatcattaagttagcatatcatatagatatagaacatgtgtttagttgattttaaaattctagttagaaggattaactttatttgcgaacaagtttagaattaacttaactacgttctactgattacaagtttataacgttgaataagacagctttttatgtatgaattgaatgatgttatgaacatcattactacctcaagttccttggataaacctactggaaatgagaaaaatggatctagcttcaaaggatccttggatggcttgaaagttcttgaagcagaatcatgacacgaaaacaatttcaagtaagatttccactcgaaataagattgttatagttatagaaattgaattaaagttggaatatgattattaccttgtattagaaagataacctactgtaagtaataaaggtttcttgatcttggatgattacttggaatggatttagaaaacttggaagtaaacttgcaatcttggaagtattcttgattttatgaaactagaacttttggaatttatgaagaacacttagaacttgaagatagaacttgaagatagaacttgagagagatcaattagatgaagaaaattgaagattgaaagtgtttgtaggtgtttttggtcgttggtgtatggattagatataaaggatatgtaattttgttttcacgtaaataagtcatgaatgattactcatatttttgtaattttatgagatatttcatgctagttaccaaatgatggttcccacatgtgttaggtgactcacatgggctgctaagagctgatcattggagtgtatatactaatagtacatacatctaaaagctgtgtattgtacgagtacgaatacgggtgcataagagtagaattgttgatgaaactgaacgaggatgtaattgtaagcatttttgttaagtagaagtattttgataagtgtcttgaagtctttcaaaagtgtatgaatacatattaaaacactacatgtatatacattttaactgagtcgttaagtcatcgttagtcgttacatgtaagtgttgttttgaaacctttaggttaacgatcttgttaaatgttgttaacccaatgtttataatatcaaaagagattttaaattattacattatcatgatattatgatgtacgaatatctcttaatatgatatatatacat
This window of the Rutidosis leptorrhynchoides isolate AG116_Rl617_1_P2 chromosome 7, CSIRO_AGI_Rlap_v1, whole genome shotgun sequence genome carries:
- the LOC139860225 gene encoding uncharacterized protein, with the protein product MVASVVEEHQNWMEPILQYIRNSVLPSDKREAHLVRERAPMYIIQNDILYRKSYCGPMMRCVGPIEAEMIDDEVRNGSCALHSGPFPAGPGNVKFLIVTIDYFTKWVEAKVVRTITGVQVRNFVWENIVCRFGVPRELANGLCEVTNRDIMSGIKKRLYEKRTGWVEELPNVLWAHRTTFKKSTGETPFSLIYGSKAVIPAEILVPTHRVAYFDEEANGEALCENLNLVEERRLMAAIREVLRNNDASRAEKLGKLGPNWEGPYQVVAINAAGSYKLADIEGRTLPNAWHAALLKRYYA